The Moraxella osloensis genome contains a region encoding:
- the rpsG gene encoding 30S ribosomal protein S7, which produces MPRRRVIAAREILPDPKFGSKTLAKFINHVMVDGKKSVAESIVYGALDRVLEKNSGIDPVQFFEDTLERVRPMVEVKARRVGGATYQVPMEVRPSRRTALAMRWLVDAAAKRSEKSMALRLAGELLDAADGKGNALKKRDEVHRMADANKAFSHYRF; this is translated from the coding sequence ATGCCTAGACGTCGCGTCATCGCTGCCCGTGAAATCCTACCAGATCCTAAATTTGGTAGCAAAACACTTGCTAAATTCATCAACCATGTAATGGTTGATGGTAAAAAGTCAGTTGCAGAATCAATCGTATACGGTGCATTAGACCGTGTTTTAGAAAAAAATTCGGGCATTGACCCTGTACAGTTTTTTGAAGATACGTTAGAAAGAGTTCGCCCAATGGTGGAAGTGAAAGCTCGCCGTGTGGGTGGTGCTACCTACCAAGTTCCTATGGAAGTACGTCCCTCCCGTCGTACTGCATTAGCAATGCGTTGGTTGGTTGATGCGGCTGCAAAACGTTCTGAAAAATCTATGGCTTTACGTTTAGCAGGTGAATTGCTAGACGCAGCTGATGGCAAAGGTAATGCACTGAAAAAACGTGACGAAGTTCACCGTATGGCTGACGCAAACAAAGCGTTCTCACACTATCGTTTCTAA
- the fusA gene encoding elongation factor G, whose product MARTTPLNRYRNIGISAHIDAGKTTTTERILFYTGKNHKLGEVHEGAATMDWMEQEQERGITITSAATTCFWSGMSHQFPEHRINIIDTPGHVDFTIEVERSMRVLDGACMVYCAVGGVQPQSETVWRQANKYKVPRLAFVNKMDRTGANFFRVVEQVKQRLGGNPVPVVVPIGAEDTFEGVVDLLEMKAIIWDVASQGMKFDYAEIPADLADTVEEWRSNMVEAAAESSEELMDKYLEEGDLSREDIVAGLRARTLAGEIQPMLCGTAFKNKGVQRMLDAVIEFLPAPNDVDAIKGVLDDKAETEATRESSDDAPFAALAFKIMNDKYVGNLTFVRVYSGVAKQGDSVYNPVKMKRERIGRIVEMHANSQKEVDEVRAGDIVAFVGLKDVTTGDTLCDENNIITLERMEFPDPVISLAVEPKTKADQEKMSIALNRLAKEDPSFRVHTDEESGQTIISGMGELHLEILVDRMKREFSVEANVGAPQVAYRETIRTTVEQEGKFVRQTGGRGKFGHVWLRLEPLDTADGKDYEFAEEVVGGVVPKEFFGAVDKGIQERMKNGVLAGYPVVGVKATLYDGSYHDVDSDELSFKMAGSMAFRKGFMNANPVLLEPVMKVEVETPEDYMGDIMGDLNRRRGMVQGMDDMFGGVKQIRAEVPLAEMFGYATQLRSMSQGRATYSMEFAKYAETPRNVADEIIKKFTHKGDEE is encoded by the coding sequence ATGGCACGTACAACACCCTTGAATCGCTATCGTAATATCGGTATCTCTGCACATATTGATGCGGGTAAAACGACAACAACTGAACGTATTTTGTTTTATACAGGTAAAAACCATAAGCTAGGTGAAGTGCATGAAGGTGCTGCAACCATGGACTGGATGGAACAAGAGCAAGAGCGTGGTATTACTATTACCTCAGCGGCAACGACTTGTTTCTGGTCTGGTATGAGTCATCAATTCCCAGAGCATCGCATTAACATCATTGACACCCCCGGTCACGTTGACTTCACCATTGAAGTAGAACGTTCAATGCGTGTACTTGATGGTGCATGTATGGTTTATTGTGCGGTTGGTGGTGTACAGCCTCAGTCAGAAACCGTATGGCGTCAAGCGAACAAATACAAAGTACCGCGTCTTGCGTTCGTCAATAAAATGGACCGCACAGGGGCAAACTTCTTTCGCGTTGTTGAACAGGTAAAACAACGTCTTGGCGGTAACCCAGTCCCTGTGGTTGTGCCAATCGGTGCGGAAGATACTTTTGAAGGGGTGGTTGACCTTTTAGAGATGAAAGCCATTATTTGGGATGTTGCTTCTCAAGGTATGAAATTTGACTATGCTGAAATCCCTGCTGACCTAGCTGACACTGTTGAAGAATGGCGTAGCAACATGGTTGAAGCAGCCGCTGAATCTTCAGAAGAGCTGATGGATAAATACCTAGAAGAAGGTGATTTATCACGTGAAGATATCGTAGCAGGTTTACGTGCACGTACCTTAGCGGGCGAAATTCAACCGATGCTTTGCGGTACGGCGTTTAAAAACAAAGGCGTACAACGTATGCTTGACGCGGTTATCGAATTCTTACCAGCACCAAATGACGTTGATGCGATCAAAGGTGTGTTAGATGACAAAGCTGAAACTGAAGCGACGCGTGAATCATCGGATGATGCACCATTTGCGGCTCTTGCGTTCAAAATCATGAATGACAAATACGTGGGTAACTTAACTTTCGTACGTGTGTATTCAGGTGTTGCTAAACAAGGTGACTCTGTTTATAACCCAGTGAAAATGAAACGTGAGCGTATTGGTCGTATCGTTGAGATGCACGCTAACTCACAAAAAGAAGTGGATGAAGTTCGCGCAGGTGACATCGTTGCATTTGTGGGTCTAAAAGATGTAACAACGGGTGATACCCTATGTGACGAAAACAATATCATTACGCTTGAGCGCATGGAATTCCCAGATCCTGTTATTTCATTGGCCGTTGAACCAAAAACCAAAGCTGACCAAGAAAAAATGTCTATCGCATTGAACCGCTTGGCTAAAGAAGACCCATCATTCCGCGTACACACTGACGAAGAATCAGGTCAGACAATCATCAGCGGTATGGGTGAGCTTCACTTAGAAATCTTGGTTGACCGTATGAAGCGTGAGTTTAGCGTTGAAGCAAACGTGGGTGCACCACAGGTTGCTTACCGTGAAACGATTCGTACTACCGTTGAACAAGAAGGTAAATTCGTACGTCAAACAGGTGGTCGTGGTAAATTCGGTCACGTTTGGTTACGTCTTGAGCCACTTGATACGGCTGACGGCAAAGACTACGAATTTGCTGAAGAAGTTGTTGGTGGTGTGGTACCAAAAGAATTCTTTGGTGCGGTTGACAAAGGTATCCAAGAGCGCATGAAAAATGGTGTTCTTGCAGGTTACCCAGTTGTTGGCGTTAAAGCGACCCTATACGATGGTTCATACCATGACGTTGACTCTGACGAATTGTCGTTCAAAATGGCAGGTTCTATGGCATTTCGTAAAGGCTTTATGAATGCAAACCCTGTGCTACTTGAGCCAGTCATGAAAGTAGAAGTTGAAACACCGGAAGACTACATGGGTGATATCATGGGTGACTTAAACCGTCGCCGTGGTATGGTTCAAGGTATGGATGATATGTTTGGCGGCGTTAAACAAATCCGTGCTGAAGTACCACTAGCCGAGATGTTTGGTTATGCAACCCAATTACGTTCAATGTCTCAAGGTCGTGCAACCTACTCAATGGAGTTTGCAAAATACGCTGAGACACCACGTAACGTTGCTGATGAAATCATCAAAAAATTCACTCATAAAGGTGATGAAGAATAA
- the rpsL gene encoding 30S ribosomal protein S12, translated as MATTNQLIRKGRNTITEKSKVPALKACPQRRGVCTRVYTTTPKKPNSAMRKVCRVRLTSGFEVSSYIGGEGHNLQEHSVVLIRGGRVKDLPGVRYHTVRGALDCAGVKDRKQGRSKYGAKRPKA; from the coding sequence ATGGCAACTACAAATCAATTAATTCGTAAAGGTCGCAATACCATTACTGAAAAATCAAAAGTGCCAGCATTAAAAGCTTGCCCACAACGCCGTGGCGTGTGTACCCGTGTATACACTACCACACCAAAAAAACCAAACTCAGCGATGCGTAAAGTATGTCGTGTACGTTTGACGTCAGGTTTTGAAGTGTCAAGCTACATCGGTGGTGAAGGTCACAACCTACAAGAGCATAGTGTTGTACTTATCCGTGGTGGTCGTGTAAAAGACTTACCAGGTGTTCGTTACCATACAGTTCGTGGCGCACTTGACTGTGCCGGCGTAAAAGATCGTAAACAAGGCCGTTCAAAATACGGCGCAAAACGTCCTAAAGCATAA
- a CDS encoding EcsC family protein: protein MSASTSISRRVFEALGHKLAQLSAKDTIQTKPLADIDFDSLQQALSNDKNAFHEHIPKLSKKLLGKTPFGSYTKMATSLIPKASFDKATDAVFSQVGKLSQNWANFDLARDARFKDTLVASERQALARSIGDQNRALATLGGLSNLAGLPGILVDTMWLLAVCLRTIFQISAIYDRPLTGQQGIAIAYEILAKVDLNKLQEKQTLLAGLGIFEAMTDQSIEEYRAAVLAEEDSQSAMGILTKLEELSTQFNINIEQFNFGFLHKVIPLTAVGLGTAYNNIIINEVIEIAMSVFAPAPKLTHMTEQ, encoded by the coding sequence ATGTCAGCCTCTACTTCTATTAGCCGCCGTGTCTTTGAAGCGTTGGGTCACAAATTAGCACAACTGAGCGCAAAAGATACGATACAAACCAAACCATTAGCTGATATTGATTTTGACAGCCTTCAACAAGCCTTATCAAACGATAAAAACGCGTTTCATGAGCATATTCCCAAACTATCAAAAAAACTACTTGGTAAAACCCCATTTGGCAGCTATACCAAAATGGCGACCTCACTAATCCCCAAGGCAAGTTTTGATAAAGCAACGGATGCGGTTTTTTCCCAAGTCGGTAAACTGTCGCAAAATTGGGCGAATTTTGATTTGGCGCGTGATGCGCGTTTTAAAGACACTTTGGTTGCTAGTGAACGACAAGCCCTAGCCCGCAGTATTGGCGATCAAAACCGTGCTTTAGCTACCCTAGGTGGACTTAGTAACTTGGCAGGTTTACCAGGTATTTTGGTAGATACAATGTGGTTATTGGCTGTGTGTTTACGGACGATTTTCCAAATCAGTGCAATTTATGACCGTCCGTTGACGGGACAACAAGGTATCGCCATCGCTTATGAAATTTTAGCTAAAGTGGATCTCAATAAATTGCAAGAAAAGCAAACTTTACTCGCAGGCTTGGGTATATTTGAAGCGATGACCGACCAGTCGATTGAAGAATATAGAGCGGCAGTACTTGCCGAAGAAGACAGCCAATCAGCGATGGGGATATTAACCAAACTAGAAGAACTATCGACGCAGTTTAACATTAACATTGAGCAGTTTAATTTCGGTTTTTTACATAAAGTCATTCCACTGACTGCAGTTGGCTTGGGTACGGCTTATAACAATATAATTATCAATGAAGTGATTGAAATTGCGATGTCGGTATTTGCCCCCGCGCCAAAGTTGACGCATATGACTGAACAATAA